One Dermochelys coriacea isolate rDerCor1 chromosome 21, rDerCor1.pri.v4, whole genome shotgun sequence genomic window carries:
- the CNTN2 gene encoding contactin-2: protein MGAPTELVFISLAIITFTGWCPAHGTIRNYGPIFEDQPVNTLFPEGSTEEKITLACRARASPPATYRWKMNGTEMKMEPDTRYRLVGGNLEISNPVKAKDAGSYQCLASNPMGTVVSREAYVRFGFLQEFSTEERDPVKITEGWGSMFTCSPPPHYPGLSYRWLLNEFPNFIPADGRRFVSQMTGNLYIAKTEASDLGNYSCFATSHIDFITKSVFSKFAGLTLIAEDARQYAPSIKAKFPADTYALAGQQVTLECFAFGNPVPRIKWRKVDSPQSSKWISNEPLLQIQNVDFEDEGTYECEAENAKGRDTYQGRIIIQAQPEWLKVITDTEADIGSDLRWSCAAAGKPRPMIRWLRNGQPLTSQNRIEVSSGELRLSKLALEDSGMYQCVAENKHGTVYASAELTVQALAPDFRLNPVKRLIPAARGGEVIIPCQPRAAPKSIVLWTKGTELLINSSRVTITPDGTLIIRNISKSDEGKYTCFAENFMGKANSTGILSVRDATKITLAPSSADINLGENITLQCHASHDPTMDLTFTWSLEDFPIDFDKSEGHYKRASRKEAIGDLAILNTQLRHSGRYTCTAQTVVDSASESAMLVVRGPPGPPGGVVVVDISDIAIQLSWSRGFDNHSPIAKYTIQARTLLSNKWKQVRTNPANIEGNAETAQVVNLIPWMDYEFRVLASNILGAGEPSGPSSKIRTKEAAPTVAPSGLSGGGGAPGELIINWTPMLREYQNGDGFGYILSFRKQGTQAWKTAQVPHPESLHYVYRNESIGPYTPFEVKIKAYNRKGEGPESLTAIVYSAEEEPKVAPSRVTAKAILSSEMDVSWEPVDQGDTNGVLLGYEIRYWKDGDKEAAADRVRTAGLVTSAHVTGLNPNTKYHVTVRAYNRAGTGPASPSTNITTTKPPPRRPPGNISWTFSGSSVSVKWDPVVAKANESTVTGYKMLYRQDSHSIPTLYLASKNRIEIPVPEDSTHALVQIRATGPGGDGVPAEVHILRNGGTSMMVENSAANPAPHTVVITTNSLVMLALIGYLEL, encoded by the exons ATGGGAGCTCCCACAGAGCTGGTTTTCATCTCATTAGCCATCATCACCTTTACGG GGTGGTGCCCAGCACACGGTACCATAAGGAACTATGGACCAATCTTTGAAGATCAACCAGTCAACACCCTCTTTCCTGAAGGCTCAACAGAAGAGAAGATAACTTTGGCTTGTCGAGCAAGAGCCAGCCCTCCTGCAACTTACAG GTGGAAGATGAATGGCACAGAAATGAAGATGGAGCCAGATACCCGTTACAGGCTAGTTGGGGGCAACTTGGAGATAAGCAACCCAGTAAAAGCCAAAGATGCTGGGTCTTACCAGTGCCTGGCATCTAACCCCATGGGCACGGTCGTGAGCCGAGAAGCCTATGTCCGCTTTGGCT TTTTGCAGGAATTCTCCACAGAAGAGCGAGACCCTGTGAAGATTACAGAGGGCTGGGGGTCGATGTTCACCTGCAGTCCCCCTCCACATTACCCAG GCTTGTCCTATCGATGGCTCCTGAATGAGTTTCCCAACTTCATCCCAGCAGATGGAAGGCGCTTTGTCTCCCAGATGACAGGAAACCTTTACATTGCAAAGACAGAGGCATCGGACCTGGGCAACTACTCCTGCTTTGCCACAAGCCACATCGACTTCATCACGAAGAGCGTCTTCAGCAAGTTTGCCGGACTCACCCTTATTGCAGAGG ATGCCAGACAGTATGCACCCAGCATTAAAGCCAAATTTCCTGCCGACACCTACGCCTTGGCTGGGCAGCAGGTGACTCTGGAGTGTTTTGCCTTTGGAAA CCCCGTCCCTCGGATAAAGTGGCGAAAGGTGGACAGCCCACAATCCTCCAAGTGGATCTCCAATGAGCCCCTCCTGCAGATCCAAAACGTTGACTTTGAAGATGAAGGCACTTACGAGTGTGAGGCTGAAAATGCTAAGGGAAGAGACACCTACCAGGGCCGCATTATTATTCAGG CTCAGCCGGAGTGGCTGAAGGTGATCACAGACACGGAAGCAGACATTGGATCTGACCTACGCTGGAGCTGTGCAGCAGCTGGCAAGCCAAGGCCTATGATCAGATGGCTCCGGAACGGGCAGCCATTAACCTCTCAG AACCGCATCGAAGTGAGCAGCGGAGAGCTGAGACTTTCTAAGCTAGCCCTGGAGGACTCTGGCATGTATCAGTGTGTAGCTGAGAACAAACACGGCACAGTATATGCAAGTGCTGAATTAACAGTGCAAG CCCTAGCGCCAGATTTTCGGCTAAACCCTGTGAAGCGGTTGATACCAGCAGCCCGAGGTGGGGAGGTCATCATCCCATGCCAGCCAAGAGCAGCACCAAAGTCCATTGTGCTCTGGACCAAAGGAACTGAACTCCTGATCAACAGTAGCAG GGTGACTATTACCCCAGATGGCACCTTGATCATCCGGAACATCAGCAAATCTGATGAGGGGAAGTATACCTGCTTTGCTGAGAATTTCATGGGAAAAGCCAATAGCACAGGAATCCTCTCAGTTCGAG ATGCCACCAAAATCACCCTGGCACCATCTAGTGCTGATATCAACTTAGGCGAAAACATTACCCTCCAGTGCCATGCCTCCCATGATCCAACTATGGACCTAACTTTCACCTGGTCCCTGGAGGACTTCCCCATTGACTTTGACAAGTCTGAAGGGCACTACAAGCGAGCTAGCAGG AAAGAGGCTATTGGGGACCTCGCCATCTTGAATACTCAGCTGAGGCACTCCGGGCGGTACACATGCACAGCACAGACAGTTGTGGACAGCGCATCTGAGTCGGCCATGCTGGTTGTAAGAG GACCACCTGGGCCCCCTGGGGGCGTGGTGGTGGTGGACATCAGCGACATCGCCATCCAGCTGAGCTGGAGCCGTGGCTTTGATAACCACAGTCCGATTGCCAAATACACCATCCAGGCCCGCACCCTACTCTCTAACAAATGGAAGCAAGTGCGCACCA ATCCTGCAAATATTGAGGGCAATGCAGAGACAGCCCAGGTGGTGAACCTCATTCCCTGGATGGACTATGAATTCCGGGTCCTAGCCAGCAACATCCTTGGAGCTGGGGAGCCTAGTGGGCCCTCCAGCAAAATCCGCACCAAAGAAGCCG CCCCTACTGTGGCACCATCTGGGctcagtggaggaggaggggccCCCGGTGAGCTCATCATCAACTGGACG CCAATGCTGCGGGAGTACCAGAACGGAGATGGCTTTGGATACATCCTGTCGTTCCGCAAGCAAGGCACCCAGGCGTGGAAGACTGCACAGGTGCCCCACCCAGAATCCCTGCACTACGTTTACCGCAACGAGAGCATTGGGCCCTACACCCCATTTGAAGTGAAAATCAAAGCATACAACAGGAAGGGGGAGGGACCGGAGAGCCTGACTGCCATCGTGtactctgcagaggaag AACCAAAAGTGGCTCCCTCCAGGGTTACAGCCAAGGCCATTTTGTCCTCGGAAATGGACGTGTCATGGGAGCCCGTTGACCAGGGAGATACGAATGGAGTCCTTCTGGGCTACGAG ATCCGGTACTGGAAGGATGGCGAtaaagaggcagcagcagacagAGTGAGGACGGCAGGTCTCGTCACCTCAGCTCACGTGACAGGCCTGAACCCCAACACAAAGTACCATGTGACAGTCAGAGCTTACAACCGGGCTGGAACGGGGCCAGCCAGTCCCTCTACCAACATCACAACAACAAAGCCAC CCCCTAGGAGGCCACCTGGTAACATCTCCTGGACATTTTCCGGCTCCAGTGTCAGCGTCAAGTGGGACCCTGTGGTTGCAAAGGCGAACGAGTCCACTGTCACTGGGTACAAG ATGCTCTACCGGCAGGACTCGCACTCCATTCCCACGCTGTACCTGGCCAGCAAGAACCGGATTGAGATCCCAGTGCCTGAAGACTCCACTCATGCCCTGGTGCAGATTAGGGCAACGGGGCCAGGAGGAGACGGAGTCCCGGCAGAGGTTCACATCCTCAGAAATGGCG gcACAAGTATGATGGTGGAAAATTCTGCAGCCAACCCAGCACCGCATACTGTC